TCTATGGTGCACATACCGTAGTGGGCCGAAAAATGAATAGCCATTGGTATGACaggaaaaagagaaataaaccACATCAGAGCAGCAATGATTTTTGCCCGCTGTGGTGTCCGCCAGCGAGCGAAGCGCAGCGGATCTACCAGGGCCATGTAGCGGTCCACGCTCATCACGGTCAGGCAGAATATGCTGGTAAATTGGTTGATGCCATCCAGAACCATAACCAGTTTACAGACCGCGTCTCCAAAGATCCACTGGTCCTGGAAATTTTGGATAGCAATGAATGGAAGTCCTACCATGAAGAGGCCATCAGCCAAAGCCAGGTTGAAAATGTAGACGGTGGTGGCAGATGACATTTTGTCCAGCTTTAGGATTGTGATGATGACCAAAGAGTTCCCGCCCAATCCCACAATGCATACTGCCAGGTAGAGGACAGCCATGGTGACACTGAAGGCATCAAAATCCTTGTTAATAAAGATGTTGTTTATTGAAGCACTGTCCAGATCCAGAACTGATACATTGTCATAAAATATTCCTAAAGGCATTGGTGTTTCCATTTTTGGTTTGCAGtttaaacagaaaaaagaaagaaaacaattcaaaatgcCAGCGAAGTCTAAAACGTTGCAGAGAAAATAGTCCTTACTTCAAGATTACATCCTTAAGCTTTCTTTCTTCTCGTGTCAATAAAGCTGATTTAttttcccatttaaaaaaaaaaaatcagcattGGGCATCAAAGAAAAGCATACTTTACCCAAAAACTGCTACTCTCTCTGGCACTCAAAGGGCATGTAAGATTTTTGCAGATAGATCAATGTGAAAGAAAAACCCAAACTGCAAAGCATTCCCTCAGAGAAATCTAGTGGGTCTAAGACCCTCCTGGTGAGGTCTTATATATCCCCCCAACAGCGCCCGGAGTGTGagagtgtgcgtgtgtgcgtccAAGTGTGTGTGGAAAGTTATTCGTTGACAGCCTTTCCCCGTCTGCCCTGTTTATGTGATAAGCTGTGCCGACTCGATCCAATCCGCTGTCATGAGGTTTCTAAGGTGCCATCTGTTACAATACTCTTGTTTTTATAACTAAATGCACTTTTCATTCTTTCACACTCCCTTAATCTCTCCCTCGCATTTTCCTCCCTCATTCCACCCCTCTGTTTCCTCTCTCTCCTCGCAGTTCAGTGGGGGGTCAATCTGAGCTGATCAACCCCCAACTTCCCCTCCAGGCCACCCACTTTCTAGATACATCCCCACGGATGAGTGATGAATCCCTCTGCTTGTTTTAATACATTGCATTTTCACCCCTCTTATGTTTATATTACATGCTGATTGTCTTTATTTGTTGGTCAGTGATTCATTCATCTTTGGATGGAGGCTGCGCAAGGCCTCGGTGGGTGGAAACCTCTACAGATAAAAGAGAAAGTAATGAGTGATCACCTTAGTCCTGTTCCTCCTCAGATACGCATAGTTGGAATACCGCAATTCTCACACTGAACTTCCCATGAGATGCCAGAAAACAGTGACTGTGGGAGGCGATCATTGGCTTAAGAATTATATACGCTCACCTCATTGACACTGGTGGAGAAATGCTGTTATGCAATTTGTAAATTGTTTTGAAAATCAGCTTACTCCCATTTCTGCGAAATCATTGCCGATTCGTACAGTTTTTGGAGCGTTCCACTGGCGTGCTACTGTAAACTTGGAATTGGCTTTGTTGTTTGAGCATATAATAGAAAGGGTCCCAAATGACTTTGGCTTACAGACAGGTATTCAGTTTTCACCAATAAATCTGCATTGCCAGTGTTTTCACtgtttttggcttgttttttctcttttaactgggagaaaaatattttttattctgtaaGAAGAATTTAGTCAAGGAGATTAATGTGCAGGCAGAAACATAAACTGAAGGACAATGCAgcacacataaaacaatataaaacaccCAATGGGGTTCAAACTCTGAGACCACTTTGAATATCTGGAATGTATAATTGTTTGAAGGTTTGTGAAAAagaaagttttaaataaaatatgtctatGTTATGATGTCAAATGTAGAAGATTTTTTTAGATACGGAATTATTTTACTTCTGTTGTGGGTCATGAATGTGAtgaatgtaaatcatttgttaaATCAGTGGATGTTTGTGGCTCGAATGCCATTTTAATGCAAAAGAGGAACATAgcatattataatataatataatataatataaaagtataaataaaagtaatgtcAGACCTTTCAAACTATTTGAAAAAGTGTTTACTCAGATTATAATTACAgactttttacagtatatgcatGATGCTGGAGTACACCTATTATTCTAATTTAGAAGTTGATAAATTTAATAAACTAGTGAAATGCCAGAATAATTACCAGTAACTTAGAGTATCACAAAAAAAGCTTCTTTGTATGTTTAAAGATACCTGAATAAGTGGTGGTCTTGGTTCCTTTAGAGTTTTCTCCAGTATAGTTTTACTTCAGTAGCCTAAAACAATCTAAATGATCTATGAATAGTTCATCTTCATAATTAGTTATAAGACAAATGACagagaaatgaaaaactattttaaacCATCTTACTGTATGTAGACAGAGACAAGTGATTTATGTTAGCTGTCAGGCATAATTGGAAGCGTAAATTTTTTCTATAGTTAAAAAGAAATATGATACTGTAGATAGGGAAACTTGTCAGGATTTATCAAGCTACATTAAGCAGATCAGAATATTTTACAAACTGTGTTTCTAAAACTATAATGATTCTGTTacgtcattattattatacagcATATGCAGAATAGATACAGATGAGTAACTGTGAATGGTGGTGTTTTGCACATGGTGGTTAAAGAGGGTAAAATCTGTTAATGTTGATAAACGTAACTTTTAAATTGTTGTATAGCAATATGGATCCTTATATCCAACAAGTGGATTTTGCTGATTTATGGTTTTGGGGTCAGGTATCCGTTTGAACAGCAAGCtaacttcactgtaaaaaaattatgtgttaattttttacacattgtgtgtgtcatgtatcacattaaatgtgttgtccctAAACTAACACACCTTATGTGTTATTATTCAATTACTGCATtacttgttaaaaaaaatacttcgtAACATGCTTGTTACCGCTAAAAGaagtggaattacagtaacggaATTACTTTGTAACCCGTTACTccatcactgtttttaacacaacttgtgtcgtccctttcatttattttaacatgaaataatgccttaaatggcatgacacacacaatgtgtaaaaaattaacacatcattttgTACAGTGTTGCAATTCATTTACTCATTTTGCAATGTTCAATGTATTACGGatatgaaaaataattacttaattaaaaaataactgCTAAGAGGCCATTATACAAATATATTCACCCAAAGGTCTAGTGTGTTTGGCTTTACTGTTTTCCAAAACCGTAATTAACTCAATATATCGCAcagcatattattattattttttttattactcaAATGCAAGAATTGTACAAAtgtttatacataaatatacaactCGCAACAagtagaaaacaaataaaaatattgtctaacgtcatttattttttattatttacttgCAGTCACATTACAGCAATAATCATGACAACGTACAAAAGAGAAAATATATcaaacaatacaaaaacataaataaaaaatacatagaacatacacaaaatataaataataaaagaaaagaaaataagGATAGGAGATCATCAAACAAATAACATAAAAGCTTCAAATAGGGACCTGGTGCGTTTtgccttattattattttttaagtagTAACATAATGTTTCATATCTATCtgaaataacaaaaagttaggTTTTCCTTTAGCccatatttgtatgtttatggtattttcCCATAATTAATTAAACCTTAACAACAAAAGTCTTAAATTGTGGCATTTTttctgttaaaataaaaaatacttttataccAAAACACTTATAAAGAAGGCCTTCCAATTCTTTCCAAAACATTAAGCtataaatactgttaaaaaaaagtgtacaaCATCCTCCTTTTCTGTCCCACAAAAATCACATTTGACATCTACATCATCATTAAACCTAagagtaaaagtgtttaaacaGGGTACACCAAATATCGTCTAacgtcatttatttatttatatattttttattgcatatgaacatatataaatatacatactaCATACAACAACAAGAGAGTTACAACAATATTTTGTACATAAATGTTGTCAATGTACAAATGTAAATGATTAATATAATCCAAACTACATAATATAATCCAATCTACATTAATATAATCCAATAACATAAAGATAGCCAGAgaaaacagacaaacaaaaaacaCCCCCCCATATGTGGTGCGGATTACTTGTCTATATCAAATTTGCAGATAATATTAGAAGCCCTtaaagcttttttatttttacatttgtttacaACATTACAATATTCGTTGATAAAATGGTGGTCTAACGTCATTTGAACTTTAGTGGTAGTGTGGCCCAACATGACACTATCCAATAGGTGCTCGAGGAAGGCGGGACTTAACCGTAACGGAGACACGTGTACACACAGTGAAGCAGGAAGTGAATGTGTTCAGCTGGTGCCAGTAAACAGTAAGtactataaatgaataaatactgtatgtcgatgcattgaaaatgaatgaaagCAAGCACCAAATCTCTAAAATCATTTATCCAAGCTCTTATTCTCCGTTTTCGCAAAGCTGAAACTGAACAGAAGTTAGCAGGCAAACTAAGTAGTAGTAGTCTGTCGTTGCATAAATAACAATATCACATTAACTTCATATCACACAGAGAAACGATTGTGTAGTAACAGATGTGTAGTAAAAGAAACGTTGCTATAGACATAAACTGTGTGGGTAactaaatactttaattcatTCATAGAATTTGCATTGATGTTACACTTAATGATCAGTTGATTTGCTTATTATTAGATACTAAATCAGATATGTTGTAACGTGTTCTGGTGTATGACAGCGATTAAACCGGaattattattgttatattgctgtattattatttttgctgtTACTGGTACGTTTATATGAAGTGTATGTGTCAGTAATGTGTAATTAAGCAGAGCCTTTTTAAAGACAGGCTTGTTTTACTCACAGAGCTCCAGTCCACTGTTTGCAAATCCTAGATAAACAAGGATGCGGATCACACCCAGTGTGATGTATAAATGTATCCTTCATCCTACTGTTCTGTCATTCAAACAGGCAGCACCATGCTTCTAGGTTACAGTCCTGTGGTTCAGGCCCTGCTCGGGACCCTCTTCACCTGGGGTCTCACTGCAGCTGGAGCTGCTCTGGTCTTCATCTTCTCCAGTAAACAGGTGAGCAAATTAACATAATCTCTTTGGTATGTCAGTGTGATACCTTAAATTTGTTATAGCAATATCTTTCTAAATTTTAACCATGAATAATACACATCCTGGTACTTTTGCATCTGCTTTGAATAATTAGAAAGGTGAAAAGTTTTTTCCcaattaaaaaataacttttaaaatgtttttactgCATAGTGTGACAGTATTGTGACCACCACTTAATACTTCTGGTAAATTTACACATGTAAAGGCTGCTTGAGGTGAAATGTATTTGACTTTGTTGCCATCCTTTGTGTTTTTGCACACCTTTGAcactattttatatattttgtttagtatctgtttttttttaaaccattaaaCCAAATTAAACCAACCTCTATATTTCAGATTGCGTATTTTTAAGGATGCTTGACCCAGTATGGCTAGCTATTGATGGGTTATATTTTGTGCTACTCGTGAGGTGTGAAGGAGTGAGATTGCCCTAGCACATTAATCTTAATTTTTATTTGATCATCataatattctgtatgtttttaTCATCAGCATAATTATTTAGATCATGGGTCTACAAAcattttgtgagcaagggctaccacaatagataaaacaatctggagggcaaTTTTTTGATAAAGTctacttaaaactttgttttacttgtttattttattttattttattttatttgttaatattttttatcattgtttcaaatgttaacatgcacaaaagaagccaagctaatataaaaatatataataaatattaaaatttaggtaataaatagaatgtgctttggtgggcaactcacagactccgtGTGGGCAACCTGGTACCTGGAACCATGTTGGACACAACTGATTTAGATaatatctttttatttatttatcacatAGCCTTAatcattttatgttatttacatcATAATACATTTATGCAATTGGCagacttttattcaaagtgacttacagtgcattacattttatcagtatgcatgTTCTTTGGGGATCGAACTGATGATTATTGTGCTGCTAACTGAATGCTCTACCATCTGAGCTTCAGGAACATTATCATATAGTTTTAATAGCTAGATTAATAGATCACAGACACAGATATTACCTGACACTCTGACGTCATCATTTCTTGCTcttgctttccaacagctgttttagcattcgttgttaacttgtggaccttttttccaaacgcctcacacccatacattcttccgttgagagcttgaataatagacactccagcccaggtggtggcgctaatccgccattgccaattgcaagaatagaaacaaagttcccggcgcagAGTattaccgtacctcacagcacatctaatacaagtcaatggagttggtaaaaactacgataaaacctgttggaatgcgtcttttgcagcgatttttgtgtgagcatatcagtgaacacccctgaccactcggtgagtttcacgtctttgtaaacgaaagtttaatgcattttaagaaggattgttccagtgcaccattaaacccattgtaaaggtggaaggtgaaacacaaacacacaaaaattctcggggcagccacATATGTCcacatttcagtcaaaaccgttctatttcatcataaacaatctgaaaacagagctttaagtgtaaaatactgaacttgtcctttaagtaaATGTTTAAAGTATATAACGTATAGTAAACGTCTAAGTTTTTTTATATAGATtgtagggccctataaaatcaaattccgttttctccgttttaatttttgcaaatttcgttttatccgttttaatttttggcaatttttttttaccctttactgttattttagtcataaaaagagtgtgcctttaatgttaatgactaaaatgtaaatgatttggggaaaaactggataacacgattacttaatgactgtaaaacatgcatttacacacgcgAGACGTAAGCCCGTCGGCTGTTGTACTGGCTGCTTAATTCGCGCAGTCGGGCCAGtagttcaggttttcactttcCCTGCCAAAATGTTCACTGGCCCCACCCAAAAAATTTAgtgtcacatataaaaaaataaaataaatcaaaaatcaaatataattgtataaatatacattttattcatCATTTGTTAAGacaattttaaatataaactctAAATCCGAATTGTTCACAATAATCTAatccaggggttttcaaacctgTCCTGGAGGACCACCAGTACTGCACAATTT
The Paramisgurnus dabryanus chromosome 1, PD_genome_1.1, whole genome shotgun sequence genome window above contains:
- the LOC135739203 gene encoding somatostatin receptor type 2, with protein sequence METPMPLGIFYDNVSVLDLDSASINNIFINKDFDAFSVTMAVLYLAVCIVGLGGNSLVIITILKLDKMSSATTVYIFNLALADGLFMVGLPFIAIQNFQDQWIFGDAVCKLVMVLDGINQFTSIFCLTVMSVDRYMALVDPLRFARWRTPQRAKIIAALMWFISLFPVIPMAIHFSAHYGMCTIDPQLASDTWWLSFLIYTFILGFALPFTVMIVFYTALVVTLRNANRQHDGASSSVESHRLEKQVTKMVVAVVVVFGICWLPFYVFNFCSLHQIDFLLNFTRGFEFVVLLSYSWSCANPILYACLSETFRRHFHALLCPHKSSLTQCDRDTEGYILRDTNIPDMNVLA